The sequence below is a genomic window from Hydractinia symbiolongicarpus strain clone_291-10 chromosome 10, HSymV2.1, whole genome shotgun sequence.
CTGAGAAAGCCTAATCAGAGTAAGTGCTACAGATCTCTGTACGAATAATCCAAAGCTTAATTTAAGATTGATATGCGGTAAACCCAACCTTGTCCTTAGTGGCTTTTACTTTTTTGACATCAAAGCCCCCGTAAACGCTAGCAGCTTTtgcataggcaacaaaccctggggacgaggatgcaaTGAACCTAGTTCCATGTGTAGTTCTGATCCACTGTTTTATCGCACCTCTCCATCCATGCACCTAAATTATCGATTCTGCTTTCTATATAATAAACAGAGTGGATAAATAACAACCAAACTGCTTTTTCAGATAAGAtgtatcaaaagcacatgatcttgtacaattttcttgatcagcgctttaagctctacacaatatagacaacgtgaaaacaattattttttttgttgatgggttgctgacgtcttcaaaattcaaataacgcttctttttcatttttatcctgctttagtggattttttcacgggattTATCAACTTATGTGAACGAACCGTTGTTAGTTTGCATGATTCTATCATTATGCGCTCTTTTCTTTGACTTTTCGTTTGTGTCTTAGCTTTTTCCATAAAAATCTTGTTTAAAAACATCGTTGGAAACTGCTTTCGTAACGTGTCTGGAGTTGTTGTACTCTGTTTTGCAGAGTAAAACAGTATTGATAACACCCagattggtcccaggtggtccctagtctAGGTccctgacgtcaccacctcgtttcctagTTATTTGCCTCAAATTTTTaactgcattgtaatggctctacttattaaaattaagatattgTCGTTAAAGTAGTGATATTGACGTCGCCCCGtaccgtcagaaaatttaacattcgaGACATgcttttttcggcgacatcaagggaaaatgaagatatccactttgcttgtcacagacagacacactcttTGTATTAGTATAAGGGATAAACAGGGTGGATAAATAGCAACCAAACTGGTTTATCAGATACGATGATTAGACATGCTAAACATGCATGCTTTTTTTCTTGTCGCCCCTTGCGGGAGAAGCTTTTTCAACTTTAACACTTCAATAGTTGTTCTGAATAACGCTAATTTTGTGCTTACCTTTAGTTTCTTGCAAGATCATTTAACGATCAACaaatatgtcttcttttggCCTTGACTAAGCATCTGTCGGTTTCCTAAAATCGCCAAGTTAGAATATTTTGTCGATATTTGAAAAATGACAATGTTTAAATAAGTTAGTCACACAATTGTAATATGTCAATAAGACTAGATAGAAAATGATAACATTCCTTCGTCAAATTAGGAAGGTACATTAATGATATTGTGATATGTGTAAGCGTAAATTTCTGCTGTATGTGAGTATTATCTACGGGGTTCTGAAAATTTACTAACCCTGGAGGGAAGGAAAACAGAAATCCTCCAAGCTCTAACATTACCTTTTCATGCTCCTTTAAAGCAACTTTATCAGTCAAGAaggtatgcaaaaaaaaatatatattttcaaacTAAAATGCCTTTGTAATCTCGGTGCTGTTGAAGCttctttaccaaacattttcttAAGCGTGTGCACAAATATAAATTAtctattaattattattattattatcattgttCGAATTATCCATGACAAAAAAACATCAATATAAGTGTACTAAAACAACCATGTTATGTTATCAATTTGTTTgaagtcgattattcacatatttacaatagtttccaaaaaaattaagaaaactaatctaaatcgactaaattttttttatgtttacaattaaataaaatcatttttatacatatattaactataataacaataaagttctataaagggaccttacattcatcacagttacatttagatctGTCCCACATTTTTCGCATGCTTTTAAAAtctttaaggttgtcacattttcaaatgtgatggtaggttattccaaattTTTGGTCCCAGGGttgataagctattagttccaaaagtcgcaGTCCTTTCCCTTGAAACTACCAAATTATATGTgttttgttctctgactgtcctaccgttatcatttaaacaaaacatatctttcataaaaagagggcggctgttatttatattttttagatttctatacacaatgaccgtaagcgatttacattcatgtgactcttgctggaatttttaagtaaattttcgtatgtacttaccgtatcattaCACAGGAAttttaatgctcgtttttgtatcatttcgtcgttagataaagatttagaagaagaaaaatgccatataagggaacaataattgaaatttgagTAGATAAAATTTTGAACTAACTGGTACGCCAGATAATTTGAAATAGGCTATAGATCCGATTTATTCGAGTGGCTTGCTCTCTATCAGTAAGATAATATAGAATGAATTGAAGATACTTATTGTCAAATCCTAATTTAGCAATTAGTAAGTCATGTAGTATACAGTCAAAAGATTTTGACATCCAATCATTCGATTATTTTCGGCGTTCTTTAATGCTCGAGGTTTGTCAATGCTGTAGTCACCAGATCTTTGCcagcctcgtccccagggtcttgtggtccCTGAGCCGTTACTACGGAGTGGCCAAACTTTATCAACAAGGTTAAATgttctgggaacgaggttggatcTTTGCATATGGTCAGAACACATAAGTGACAAGAATTACCATGTCTAAAAAAACAATACTTGCACAGGACATAATTCTGAAAGCATAAGGTAGGTAAAATATCAAACTGAATCCATTTTTTAATATCCAACATGACAACATTATGTTTAGGCTCATTTGTCTTTTAAATTAAAGAACGGTGTATCATATACGCTGTCAACATTGTCCTCAATATTGTTATCAAAGTTGTCAGAAAGAAATATTAGTCCTtactatatttttatctttttaaattatttatcaaaGATAAAAGCAACAAGAGCGCTTCATATAATGGAAAATTTAAGAGCGTTTAAGATAACGAAATCGAGGAGGGGGAGTTAGTTTTTTGGCATTCTGGAAGGCAGAATTTTAAAGATTTCCTCTGGCGCGTTGGACCTAATCTAACCGTAAATCGGTCTTTTTATATGTCTGTGTCGACAGCACTGCCTAAGTTTTTTTCGGTATTGCTATAGCACAAATTATTTAGAAATATGAATTTAGCTATCCCCATCCTGACCAGAGTTTACTGAAACGCAAAGAAAACGCGAaatcttctttgttaaaagttttTGAAGTTAAAGTAGTCAATTAACTTCCGCATGGAATCTGTTTATCATTGTTATTCTTCTGATTATTGCAAACTGTAGCCTGTATTTACTCATCTGCTCAAGGTGTTTGACAGAAAACTCATATGAAATCAGGCGATATGACTGATTAAAGTTAAAGCGttagaaaagttttaaacatgGAGATCATATGGGCGTTGTTACTTCTGTTTATCGTGTCAGTGAACGCAAAATTTTGTAAGTACTGCAATaaatctctttttcttttttcttcgaaAATAGATGCAATACGATAAAGGTTTGAACAAGCAGGCGTTGTTATATCATATGAAAATTGAACTATGTAAGCTTTTATATTCTACTTTCACGAAAATACAGTAAGAATTTACAACTTGAATACTTTCAACATAATTCGCCTGCTTTAGTCTTGAACGGCTTTGCAAGGTTAGGTACATAACACCTTTTTGACCGTGCAAGTTAACACAGGGAAAAAAACACACTGTTCATGATGGTAACGGCGCAGATTTAATTTCGCCACCTAATATCGTTTTAACAACATGccaaacatgatggtgacattgaTGTTTCATGTTTTTAATCAATAATTGGCACGCGGAACACTGCTGTATGCATGGTCGTGTCATTAAACTTTTTGAAGAACTTTTTGAACATTGAAGTTTTTTGGCGTATAATACTGTTTTAGAAAAAAGTCGATCTAACAATAAACTCGTAAGTCTTAAAAACATAAACCGTCATTTAGGACTTTTAAAAAACGTACGTCTAAGAATTCGCAATCATTGAGCCATCCAAAACACGAAATGTGAGAGACTTGACTTCCAAGcagttttgcttttttgtttattcttattatttttaatgtgtgatatacattattttttataagcctTTTAAATTTGGTcctttggcaaaaaaaaatgcCTTAAACGAAAGTTGcttgatttaacttttttaagatctctgtaataatagccgtattccgtctgacTGTTTTTAGCGGGAGAAGTCAACGGGATTTATCCACGTGTTACCGTGTAGTTATCTAAAACTTTGTTCAAATTTTTACCCAGACGTTTCTGAAGTTATCATTTTCTTGCTTCTTTATAtaaatagccgtattttgatTGTGTTTTCAAAATGATTCCGTATATTTATGTGACCCTGCTGCAATTTTTTAGAGGGTATTAAATCAAAAACCGCATTATAATCGCATCTATAATTGTAGTATTAACCCCCATCAAAGGAAATATTATTACTTTGTGCTAACAGGCGGGCAAGGTTGAACAAAAAAGCTATAAGCAAAATTTGTACGACTAGTTCATTAAATACCCGCAATCCACATTTCAAACATACATATAAATTTTGCTAATGTTGTTGAAATGTTGCTTCTCCCAACATTCTTTTCTACAGGTCTGGAAATCTCAAAAAAGGCATTGGTCTGATAGAGTTTGTAAAGGAAGTCACGACTGTATTATTATCTTTTATCCCTTAGTGCGTCTTTGTAGAAAAAAAACAGGATGGTTAGAATGCAACTCTGACGAAACAATCTCTATAAACAAAGCTTGGTATGCACGATGGAATAAGGTTCACTGCAATAATGGTAGATGGTTTGAAAAATATAACTGCGCAGGCACTAAAGTCGATTTTATTATTCAAGATATTTGCAAGGGGAAACAAAATTGTAGAATTACAGCTACGACAAGATTCCTGGGAATTTCTGACCCATGTTATTTTAGCAATGAATATTTGGAAATATACTACACTTGCAAACGAAGTAAGTTCTTTCTTTTATGGTCAGTGGATACATCagcaatttttaagctttttttacACGAAAATTTTACACGAAAATCTTCATAAATGGAACGTAGTAAAATCGAAGTATAGTGTTAACTAACGCAacgtatgtttttaaatacagcTGTAACACCAACTACAGCAATTACAACGAAAACGACAACAaagtcaacaacaacaacaacatcaacaacaataacatCAGCAACAAAAGCAGGAAAAACAACTGGAGCCAATGCCACTACCACAAAATTCACAACAAAGGCAACCACAACATTACCATATCAAGAAAGTAAATGATTTTACACTTGTTAAATTTACTTAATTATAAacatctttttttcatttttttatggcaaaattttattttttttgtaagaaatacTCTGTGAACAAAAACACAGTCTGATCCGATGCGATGAAAACAGCACGTTGCATTTTATCACTGCAACATTTGGTCGATCAAATCGAAATGAATGCCTCTATGGAAAACGCACCAACACAAATTGCAACTTAGACGTTTTGAAGTATTTCTACGCTCATTGTGAGAAACGAAGACTTTGTATCCTAGTAGCTACTGTCGATACTTTTGGTGATCCATGTCCAGGCACATCAAAATACCTGCACCTCAGATACACCTGCAAGCCTTCAGGTAACCTACCTTCTATGACGCGAATGCTGCTTAAACATTTCTAATCCTCAGTTTAATCTAGGCTATGTTTCAACAGCTAGAGCTGTCATCGACGGTGACAGCTGGTAACTGTAGAAACGTTACCTATCTATATTGTTCAATAACAATTACAGAACACAAAAGGTAGGATGACAAAACACGCACGGCAATGTTTACCTTTTTTTGAAGTTGTATTTCcttaaaatgtttcttttaataCTTTACCGAACAAGTTTtccttaaatttcaaaaaaaatgtaagttGAAATAACTTATGAccgttttgttgttttaattgaATGGTTAGGCCAGAGTATTTTAGGCAAAAATTAACACATGTTTACGTCCACATTGCTTGAGACATTGTCCACACATGTGTACCAGTAACGCATTGGTTTTGGTAAATCGCTTTAATTTTGCCACTTCGccaatcttttttttcattagTTAATACAATGACGACAAGCCAGCCATCAGGAAATACATCCACGCAAGTAAAAACAACAGATTCGATAACAACGACCACGGTAGCAACAACAAAGCCACCTTATAACACCAGTAACCTTCTCTTTTGTATTCTACCATTATATATAAAGGGTAGTTGTATCAGTTcaataaaaactatttttcatAAAGTCCTGTCCACATGGCTAGACTATTTAAATTGAAAAGGACGGCTTGAAATGCGATGCTATTTTTTGAAAGGGAACGGGTATAAATGTAAAAGGTGAACACACAGTCATAagattattaaaatataaatctaTCCAACTTTCTTTAAATTGTGACGTTAGAGCTCCCATATATAGCTATTTGGTAAAAAATCTATGGTAAAGATGTTTCATATTACAAACAACTTCACATCTTCCAGTTTTACACAGTTCTATTTTAGTAAAAGATAACGTTAGAGAAACCGCTAGTTTAGCTGTATCTGTTTACCCGTGTGAACAGTAAGTCGTCCAACGTAAACATATTTTGATATTATTCCTCTTACTCTTACCTTATTAAGGTTATAGGTTCATATATAATGTAGCACGGAATTGTAGATTTATAACAGAAATGGCTATCAATAACAACCTTTTAGCAGATACCTACTTGGCTCCTTTAAAGAAAGGTTTTTGAATCAGAAAGCGCTACTCAACggatttaaaaaattctaaggATTtatgaaaaaaggtttttaggTTCCATTCACCTCTGTTTGTTTTCCTATGTTAGGGACTATTTGTCAAAACTATAACGCTATGATTCGTTGCTTCTCTGGACTAATAAATATCATTGGAGCAACATTTGGACGTCATGATCGTACCACGTGCTCAAAGCATGCTGTTGAAGATGTCAACACGGAATGTTCAACCAACGCAACAAGATACGCAAACTTCTTGTGCTATAGTAAACCTTTGTGTTTTGTGCAATCAGGAGTTGCAGTCCATGGAGATCCATGTCCTGGTACTGACAAATATTTGACAGTGAAGTACACTTGTGAACCAAGAAGTAAGTAACTGTGTTAAGGGAGAAATATTTTTGCGGAATATATTTTCTTGAGCAAGGACCCGAAAACTGacgaaattcaaaattttatttacaaatttatgcAATTTAAATTCGCATATCCCTTTTAATGTAAATAACATGACATGTACGTTACTCAAACCATGCAATGTTCGTGACCTGTATATTCTGAATTTTGCTAAGGGTCAATCGAtaattttttcaactttctttTTGGACCAGTGCTAATactaagaatatatatatatatatatatatatatatatatatatatatatatatatatatatatatatatatatatatatatatatatatatatatatatatatatatatatatatatatatatatatatatatatatatatatatatatatatatatatatatatatttctgggTACAGTATACATATTATAGAACAGTAGTAGAATACAGTACAAGGCATATATTCATTATACACTTTTCAGAAGTGGAGTTGATCTCTATAGGCGATGAAAGTGAAAACTTGAACCgaccgggatttgaaccagcgaccatTGGGTTAGCGTCCCACTGCTCTGCCAAATGAGCTATCGGTCCGATAGTGAGACGAGTTTGCAATTGCCTTTTGTCTCACTACAGGATCGAGCCCAgctggtggttcaagcccatcaACACAAGCCTTCACTTCCG
It includes:
- the LOC130613129 gene encoding serine protease filzig-like → MEIIWALLLLFIVSVNAKFLRLCRKKTGWLECNSDETISINKAWYARWNKVHCNNGRWFEKYNCAGTKVDFIIQDICKGKQNCRITATTRFLGISDPCYFSNEYLEIYYTCKRTVTPTTAITTKTTTKSTTTTTSTTITSATKAGKTTGANATTTKFTTKATTTLPYQEKILCEQKHSLIRCDENSTLHFITATFGRSNRNECLYGKRTNTNCNLDVLKYFYAHCEKRRLCILVATVDTFGDPCPGTSKYLHLRYTCKPSVNTMTTSQPSGNTSTQVKTTDSITTTTVATTKPPYNTRTICQNYNAMIRCFSGLINIIGATFGRHDRTTCSKHAVEDVNTECSTNATRYANFLCYSKPLCFVQSGVAVHGDPCPGTDKYLTVKYTCEPRSKFTARPTVFIPSVRTAPVRTGNFTTPPRAICGTPATQQSRIISGKNAKRGAWPWQVALYKSTGQFVCGGSIIDPFWIVTAAHCVNNDPDPSSYYVVLGDLDRTKIEGSEMKYYLSKISIHHDYGDVFKFKHDNDIAVLNLDRPVLFSPLVSPVCLSNQTNGNLTNCYVTGWGKIKFPGHSHTFLQQASVQLVSRSVCRAKLRSSKAITGGGISDNMICADSKDASNACQGDSGGPLVCQNPYGQWFLKGVISWGSPRCSIKDMYLVLVNVDRYLPWLKYIAGV